One window of Thermosipho affectus genomic DNA carries:
- a CDS encoding 2-oxoacid:acceptor oxidoreductase subunit alpha, producing MGKLVFWQGNEAVAYGALRAGCRFYAGYPITPSSEIAETMARELPKHNGVFIQMEDEIASAAAMIGASLAGVKSMTATSGPGFSLMQEALGYAVMTETPCVFVNVMRGGPSTGLPTKPAQGDIMQARWGTHGDHAIIAMYPSTVQEAYRYIIEAFNLAEVYRTPVVFLMDETLGHMRETFELPNGRDIEIVDRISEKELEDEEIFVPYAESEYAEPKPNALIEMGKTRFHVSGLVHDESGFPNAAYETAEKLIKRLSNKIRLHIDEISIYDEYMTEDAEVLVIAYGVVARSALEAVKIARNDKMKVGLFKPITIWPLQVHELRKRLSKVEAVVIPEMNLGQYGREILRLVKPGTKVKFINKVGGELITPEEILAGINDILTEGYDF from the coding sequence ATGGGTAAATTAGTTTTTTGGCAGGGAAACGAAGCAGTTGCATATGGAGCACTGAGAGCTGGTTGTAGATTTTATGCAGGTTATCCCATTACCCCTTCTTCAGAAATTGCCGAGACCATGGCAAGAGAGTTGCCAAAACATAATGGGGTTTTTATTCAAATGGAAGATGAAATTGCAAGTGCCGCGGCTATGATTGGTGCATCACTTGCGGGGGTAAAATCAATGACAGCTACTAGCGGCCCGGGCTTTAGTTTGATGCAAGAGGCTTTAGGATATGCTGTTATGACTGAGACTCCGTGTGTTTTTGTTAATGTTATGCGTGGAGGCCCTTCAACTGGTCTTCCAACCAAGCCCGCTCAAGGTGATATTATGCAAGCGAGGTGGGGAACTCACGGAGATCATGCCATAATTGCGATGTACCCTTCAACTGTCCAAGAAGCGTATAGGTATATAATTGAGGCTTTTAACCTTGCCGAAGTATATAGAACACCTGTTGTGTTTTTAATGGATGAGACTTTGGGCCATATGAGAGAAACATTTGAATTACCGAATGGTAGAGATATAGAAATTGTGGATAGAATTTCTGAAAAAGAATTGGAAGATGAAGAGATATTTGTGCCATATGCAGAAAGTGAATATGCTGAACCAAAACCTAATGCGTTGATAGAGATGGGTAAAACAAGATTCCATGTTTCGGGCCTTGTGCACGACGAATCTGGTTTCCCAAATGCAGCGTATGAAACTGCAGAAAAATTAATCAAGAGATTGTCAAATAAAATAAGGCTCCATATTGATGAGATTTCAATTTACGATGAGTATATGACAGAAGATGCAGAAGTGCTGGTTATAGCGTATGGGGTAGTGGCAAGGAGCGCACTTGAGGCTGTGAAAATAGCAAGAAACGATAAAATGAAAGTAGGTTTGTTCAAGCCAATTACAATTTGGCCATTACAAGTTCACGAGCTTAGAAAAAGACTCTCAAAAGTTGAAGCAGTTGTTATACCAGAAATGAATTTAGGGCAATACGGAAGGGAAATTTTGAGATTGGTAAAACCTGGAACAAAAGTTAAATTTATCAATAAAGTAGGAGGAGAATTAATTACCCCAGAGGAGATTTTAGCAGGAATAAACGATATTTTAACTGAAGGATATGACTTTTAA
- a CDS encoding 6-phosphofructokinase, whose amino-acid sequence MKRVGVLCVGNDSPGINAAIRAAVVKGLDLNVEVMGIKDGFEGFLRDDLDVLLRGNVSNVLHQGGTMLGTSLYVPENNEIGKIKSKVEQYGISALIIIGGRLAAKSAINLMNVGVPSIVIPATIDNDLSFTDFSIGFFTAVENVKNALDVLHSTAESHHRVMIVETMGKPSGWIAVIGGLAGGADYIISSAEKTNFNEMIDIIKRRYEGRKRFSLIVIESGVEIPEDIKKECRFSPEEGSSIVIGRYIEKQLKDFGIEWRYTNLGYLQRGGSPSAMDRIIATQMAAHAIEMIKIGKVYHAVGVKGFSITEIPYSETIINYRPVDFYLRELTKLFY is encoded by the coding sequence ATGAAAAGAGTGGGAGTATTATGTGTCGGAAATGATTCTCCTGGGATTAATGCGGCTATACGTGCAGCTGTTGTAAAAGGATTGGATTTAAATGTTGAAGTAATGGGTATAAAAGATGGTTTTGAGGGGTTTTTAAGGGATGATCTGGATGTTTTATTAAGGGGCAATGTTTCCAATGTTTTGCATCAAGGTGGAACAATGTTAGGTACTTCTTTGTATGTACCAGAGAATAACGAAATTGGAAAAATTAAGAGTAAGGTAGAACAATACGGTATTTCTGCATTGATAATTATTGGTGGTAGACTTGCAGCAAAATCAGCTATAAATTTGATGAATGTAGGTGTACCATCTATTGTAATTCCGGCTACTATTGATAATGATCTTTCTTTTACAGACTTTTCTATAGGCTTTTTTACCGCAGTTGAAAATGTAAAAAACGCGCTTGATGTTTTGCATTCAACTGCTGAATCGCATCACAGGGTTATGATTGTTGAAACAATGGGAAAACCAAGTGGTTGGATAGCAGTTATTGGTGGATTGGCAGGTGGGGCTGATTATATTATTTCTTCTGCTGAAAAGACCAATTTCAATGAAATGATTGATATTATAAAGAGGAGATATGAGGGAAGAAAGAGATTTTCATTAATAGTTATCGAATCTGGCGTGGAAATTCCTGAAGATATTAAGAAGGAATGTAGATTTTCACCTGAAGAGGGGTCGTCTATTGTTATTGGAAGGTATATAGAAAAACAGTTAAAAGATTTTGGAATTGAATGGAGATATACAAATTTGGGATATTTACAACGAGGTGGTTCTCCAAGTGCAATGGATAGAATTATTGCAACACAAATGGCTGCGCATGCCATAGAGATGATAAAGATTGGAAAAGTATATCATGCAGTTGGTGTGAAGGGATTTTCTATTACAGAAATACCGTATTCTGAAACGATTATAAATTATAGACCTGTGGATTTTTATCTAAGAGAATTAACAAAATTGTTTTATTAA
- a CDS encoding sodium ion-translocating decarboxylase subunit beta, which translates to MLESLLSFFQSTAFMHISYGNLIMFGIAGLLIYIAIEKDAEPLLLIPIAFGIILANIPPDITGILNPPSQSSPGGVLWYIQQGLVLGIYPPLIFLGIGALTDFSFMLSYPITIFLGGAAQMGIFITFLLARVFGFTLKQAASIGIIGGADGPTSIFITSKFAPELLSIIAISAYSYIALIPVLQPLVSKLMTTKEERRIKMKPPRKVTKVERVLFPILTTIIVALIVPKALPLIGMLMFGNLLKEAGVVKRLVEAASRYILDTVTILLCVSVGASARADVFLKPQSLLIFGMGAIAFITSIVSGILFAKLMNLFLKDKINPLIGAAGVSAVPDSSRVAQRIAQEEDPTNFILMHAMGPNVAGVIGSAVAAGIFLSLIK; encoded by the coding sequence TTGCTGGAATCATTATTATCTTTTTTTCAAAGTACAGCTTTTATGCATATTAGTTATGGAAATTTGATAATGTTCGGGATTGCCGGACTGCTGATTTATATTGCTATAGAGAAAGACGCAGAACCACTTCTTTTGATACCTATAGCTTTTGGAATTATTTTAGCAAATATACCTCCAGATATTACTGGCATATTAAATCCTCCTTCTCAATCTTCACCAGGTGGTGTTTTGTGGTATATACAACAGGGATTAGTGCTTGGAATCTATCCTCCACTGATTTTTCTTGGAATTGGGGCATTGACTGATTTTTCCTTTATGCTTTCATATCCTATTACAATTTTTCTTGGTGGAGCGGCTCAGATGGGAATATTTATCACCTTTCTTTTGGCAAGGGTGTTTGGTTTTACTTTAAAACAAGCGGCATCGATAGGTATTATTGGTGGAGCAGATGGTCCTACTTCAATTTTTATAACCTCAAAATTTGCACCTGAATTGTTATCTATAATTGCAATTTCTGCATATTCATACATTGCGTTAATTCCCGTACTTCAACCGTTGGTTTCAAAATTGATGACAACAAAAGAAGAAAGAAGAATAAAAATGAAACCACCTAGAAAGGTAACCAAGGTAGAGAGGGTACTATTCCCAATTTTAACAACTATAATTGTAGCACTGATAGTCCCTAAGGCATTACCATTAATTGGTATGTTGATGTTTGGAAATCTTTTAAAAGAAGCAGGTGTTGTAAAGAGACTTGTTGAAGCGGCAAGTAGATATATCCTTGATACAGTTACAATTCTACTTTGTGTTTCAGTTGGTGCATCTGCAAGGGCTGACGTGTTTTTAAAACCTCAATCTTTGCTTATTTTCGGTATGGGTGCTATTGCATTTATAACGTCTATAGTTTCTGGAATTTTATTTGCAAAATTAATGAACTTATTTTTAAAAGATAAAATAAATCCATTAATTGGTGCTGCTGGCGTATCAGCTGTACCTGATTCTTCAAGGGTAGCTCAAAGAATTGCCCAGGAAGAAGATCCAACTAATTTCATATTAATGCATGCAATGGGGCCAAATGTTGCCGGAGTAATAGGTTCTGCTGTTGCAGCTGGTATATTCTTATCATTAATTAAGTGA
- a CDS encoding sodium-translocating pyrophosphatase, whose translation MAYFLYLGFISLGFIIFLSFRILEYSSGNEKTTQLSSIIQKGAKSFLLQEYKVFFPVIFALSILFLFLMGYKASISLLVGALFSVAAGYFGMSIATRANARTAWAATEGLGKALKISFSGGAVMGLTVSTLGILGLAITYYVTRDIELISYYSLGASFVALFARVGGGIYTKAADVGADIVGKTEANLPEDDPRNPAVIADNVGDNVGDVAGMGADLYESYVGSIFSAIVLGNIFFKEKGFLSVVFVVIFGLISSIIGIIYTLLKAEKSDNPAKTLRVGTIFSGILTLSMTFVYSVYIEWLKLFFVVFFGVIVGLLIGIITEWYTSGKKVQKLAKTGMMGPANVIISGTALGMESTFIITLLIAVAVILAYKILGLFGVALAGVGMLSTLGISLSVDAYGPIADNAGGIAQMAGLDPSVREITDSLDAVGNTTAAMGKGFAIGSAALTALALFANFSELSEISSVNLSNTYLFLGALIGGMLPFFFSALTMHAVGDAADDMVKEIRRQIKEIPGILTGTQDPDYQRCIQIATKGALKRMVLPAVLAVLSPVLIYISFGAIGVGGLLIGATVSGVMLAIFMANSGGAWDNAKKFVEEGNFGGKGSFAHKATVVGDTVGDPYKDTSGPSINILIKLMAITSIVLMTIVRGL comes from the coding sequence TTGGCCTACTTTTTGTATTTGGGGTTTATTTCTCTTGGATTTATTATTTTTCTATCTTTTAGAATATTAGAGTATTCATCTGGTAATGAAAAAACCACTCAATTATCTAGTATTATCCAGAAAGGTGCAAAATCTTTTTTGCTCCAAGAGTATAAGGTGTTTTTCCCGGTAATTTTTGCCCTTTCAATTTTGTTTTTGTTTCTTATGGGGTATAAGGCGAGCATTTCTTTGCTTGTTGGTGCTCTTTTTTCAGTAGCTGCTGGATATTTTGGGATGTCTATAGCTACTAGGGCAAATGCAAGAACTGCATGGGCTGCAACAGAAGGTTTAGGAAAAGCTTTGAAAATATCGTTCTCAGGTGGTGCAGTTATGGGGCTAACTGTATCCACTTTGGGAATTTTAGGTCTTGCTATAACCTATTATGTTACTAGGGATATAGAGTTAATAAGTTACTATTCACTTGGCGCATCTTTTGTTGCGTTATTTGCAAGGGTTGGAGGAGGAATTTATACAAAAGCTGCGGATGTTGGAGCAGATATTGTAGGAAAAACAGAAGCCAATCTTCCAGAAGATGATCCGAGAAACCCCGCTGTAATCGCGGATAATGTTGGAGATAATGTAGGTGACGTTGCAGGAATGGGTGCAGACTTGTACGAATCGTATGTAGGTTCAATTTTCTCTGCGATTGTATTGGGAAATATCTTCTTTAAAGAAAAAGGATTTTTATCAGTGGTATTTGTTGTGATTTTTGGATTAATTTCTTCAATTATTGGAATAATCTATACATTATTGAAGGCTGAAAAGTCAGATAATCCTGCAAAAACTTTGAGAGTTGGTACGATTTTTTCTGGAATTTTAACTTTATCGATGACTTTTGTTTACAGCGTATATATTGAATGGCTAAAATTATTTTTTGTGGTGTTTTTTGGTGTAATAGTGGGATTGTTAATTGGAATTATAACAGAATGGTATACTTCTGGTAAGAAGGTACAAAAACTTGCAAAGACTGGTATGATGGGACCTGCTAACGTTATAATAAGTGGTACAGCTTTGGGAATGGAATCAACTTTTATAATCACATTATTGATTGCCGTTGCAGTTATTCTGGCTTATAAAATTTTAGGATTATTTGGTGTAGCACTTGCAGGAGTTGGTATGCTTTCAACTTTGGGAATTAGTTTATCAGTTGATGCATATGGTCCAATTGCTGATAATGCAGGTGGTATTGCGCAAATGGCGGGATTAGATCCAAGCGTAAGAGAAATTACCGACTCATTGGATGCAGTGGGAAATACTACAGCTGCTATGGGAAAGGGTTTTGCAATAGGCTCTGCCGCGTTAACTGCTTTGGCTTTATTTGCTAATTTTAGTGAATTATCTGAAATTTCCTCTGTAAATTTGAGTAATACGTATTTATTTTTAGGGGCACTTATTGGTGGTATGCTTCCGTTTTTCTTCTCTGCATTGACCATGCATGCAGTTGGTGATGCGGCAGATGATATGGTTAAAGAAATAAGAAGGCAAATTAAAGAAATTCCGGGTATTTTGACGGGAACGCAAGATCCAGATTATCAAAGATGTATTCAAATTGCCACAAAAGGTGCTTTGAAAAGAATGGTTTTACCAGCTGTGCTTGCGGTGTTATCACCTGTTTTGATTTATATTTCTTTTGGAGCGATTGGAGTTGGTGGTCTTTTGATCGGTGCAACTGTGTCTGGTGTAATGCTTGCAATATTTATGGCAAATTCAGGTGGAGCTTGGGATAATGCAAAAAAATTTGTTGAAGAGGGAAATTTTGGAGGAAAGGGTTCTTTTGCGCATAAAGCAACAGTCGTTGGTGATACAGTAGGAGATCCATACAAAGATACTTCTGGCCCTTCTATCAATATTTTGATTAAATTGATGGCAATTACCTCTATAGTCTTAATGACAATTGTAAGGGGGTTATAA
- a CDS encoding energy-coupling factor ABC transporter ATP-binding protein, producing MGKIDTKFSKDEFVLLLGYNGSGKSTFLKALSGLVNYSGEIIVEGNHPHYFVTGYVFQNPETQIIGSTVWEDVIFGLENLGLDREEIRKRAQKVLKITGLYDFKHMEPHNLSGGQKQKLAISSILVMEPEYLLLDEPLSMLDKNDRQVLKELIFDLKKMGMGIIVATHNPEVFLEFSNRAIFMDKGTIVKDSNDVLEVVDMYINEVET from the coding sequence TTGGGAAAGATAGATACAAAATTTAGTAAAGATGAGTTTGTATTGCTTTTGGGCTATAACGGTAGTGGAAAATCCACTTTTCTTAAAGCACTTTCAGGATTGGTGAATTACTCTGGAGAGATAATTGTTGAAGGAAATCATCCGCATTATTTTGTTACGGGATATGTTTTTCAAAATCCTGAAACTCAAATTATTGGTAGTACAGTTTGGGAAGATGTTATTTTTGGACTTGAGAACCTCGGACTTGATAGGGAAGAAATAAGAAAAAGGGCACAAAAGGTTTTAAAAATTACGGGGTTATACGATTTTAAACATATGGAACCTCACAATTTATCAGGAGGACAAAAACAAAAACTTGCGATTTCATCAATACTTGTTATGGAACCTGAATATCTGCTATTAGATGAACCACTTTCAATGTTGGATAAAAACGATAGGCAAGTTTTAAAAGAACTTATATTTGATTTAAAAAAAATGGGTATGGGTATAATAGTTGCCACTCATAATCCGGAAGTGTTTTTAGAATTTTCTAATAGGGCAATTTTTATGGATAAAGGAACTATTGTCAAAGATAGTAATGATGTTTTAGAAGTTGTAGATATGTATATTAACGAGGTGGAAACGTGA
- a CDS encoding SAM hydrolase/SAM-dependent halogenase family protein, which translates to MIVFMTDWGSSHYVGICKGVIKQIVDEEIVDLTHQITAFNVREAMYVLSRSFMHFPKGAVFLCVVDYGVGSARKAIAVKTENYYFVGPDNGLFTLVFEREKPLEIRELNNQRYHYSKSSTFHGRDIFSPVAAYITKGFFKELGNQLFNYATLPYLKAKKIENKISGEVAYIDKFGNIETNIPFEWIKEKEKIKLFFRRKWIELPILRYYAEVDIGGLLVHNDSTGFVEIAANQSRAADILKFNAGDKLEMII; encoded by the coding sequence ATGATAGTATTTATGACTGATTGGGGAAGTTCACATTATGTTGGAATTTGTAAAGGAGTAATTAAGCAAATAGTAGACGAAGAAATTGTGGATTTAACCCATCAGATAACTGCGTTTAATGTGCGGGAGGCAATGTATGTCCTCTCGCGTTCTTTTATGCATTTTCCAAAAGGAGCGGTTTTTTTGTGTGTAGTGGATTATGGTGTAGGGAGTGCAAGAAAGGCAATAGCCGTTAAAACGGAAAATTATTATTTTGTTGGACCAGATAATGGATTGTTTACTTTAGTTTTTGAAAGAGAAAAACCTTTAGAGATAAGGGAATTAAATAACCAAAGATATCATTATAGCAAATCAAGTACTTTTCATGGTAGGGATATTTTTTCACCCGTTGCAGCGTATATTACAAAGGGTTTTTTTAAAGAGCTTGGTAATCAATTATTTAACTACGCAACCTTGCCATATTTAAAGGCAAAGAAAATCGAAAATAAAATATCAGGAGAAGTTGCGTATATTGATAAGTTTGGTAATATAGAGACTAATATACCATTTGAATGGATAAAAGAAAAGGAAAAGATCAAGTTATTTTTTAGAAGAAAATGGATAGAATTACCCATTTTGAGGTATTATGCAGAAGTTGATATTGGAGGGTTATTAGTACATAATGATAGCACAGGTTTTGTTGAAATTGCGGCAAATCAATCTAGAGCAGCAGACATACTAAAGTTTAATGCAGGAGATAAATTGGAGATGATAATATAA
- a CDS encoding M20 family metallo-hydrolase produces MKEKIIQIVEKLKPEIITSMKKFVSINSVNPRSGGPGEKEMAEWLEDLIKDWSFDSVERYDAKDDIVPYGFRPNIVARIKGSEGKRTIWIITHMDKVPAGDLSLWENDPFDPLEKDGKIFGRGAEDNGASLIASLYAAKAILELKIKPKDNIALAFVSDEETGSDYGIKHLLELGLFNKGDLFIVPDAGEPDGSFIEIAEKSIAWLKITTFGKQAHASRPDIAKNAHRFALKFASQLDEHLNKKYNLENKLFDYPKSSFEPTKKENNVDNVNTIPGTDVVYFDCRILPEYNIEEIFEDITNFANKFSKEYNVEIHVEKLQFEQAAPPTNKDSEIVIKLKSAIKELRNLEPKVGGIGGGTCAAIVRRAGFPAVVWATLDETAHQPNEYVVINNLIEDTKVYTYLMANS; encoded by the coding sequence ATGAAAGAAAAAATCATTCAAATTGTTGAAAAATTAAAACCCGAAATCATTACCTCAATGAAAAAATTTGTATCCATTAACTCTGTAAATCCTAGATCAGGTGGCCCAGGTGAAAAAGAAATGGCTGAATGGTTAGAAGACTTAATTAAAGATTGGAGCTTTGATTCTGTGGAAAGATACGATGCAAAAGATGACATAGTGCCATATGGATTTAGACCAAATATTGTGGCGAGAATAAAAGGAAGTGAAGGAAAAAGAACTATTTGGATTATAACCCACATGGACAAAGTTCCCGCAGGTGATCTATCATTATGGGAAAATGATCCATTTGATCCACTAGAAAAAGACGGGAAAATATTTGGAAGAGGTGCAGAAGATAACGGTGCATCTTTAATTGCCTCATTATATGCTGCAAAAGCGATATTAGAACTCAAAATAAAACCCAAAGACAATATCGCACTTGCCTTTGTTTCAGATGAAGAAACAGGATCCGACTATGGTATAAAACACCTTTTAGAGCTTGGTTTATTCAATAAAGGCGATTTGTTTATAGTACCCGATGCCGGCGAACCCGACGGTTCATTTATTGAAATTGCCGAAAAATCCATTGCATGGTTAAAAATAACTACTTTTGGAAAACAAGCACATGCATCAAGACCAGATATAGCTAAAAATGCCCATAGGTTCGCTTTGAAATTCGCTTCACAGTTGGATGAACATTTAAATAAAAAATATAACTTAGAAAATAAATTATTTGATTATCCGAAAAGTTCCTTTGAACCCACAAAAAAAGAAAATAATGTGGATAATGTAAACACTATACCGGGAACAGATGTCGTCTACTTTGATTGTAGAATATTACCAGAATATAACATTGAAGAAATCTTCGAGGATATAACCAATTTTGCAAATAAGTTTTCAAAAGAATACAATGTGGAAATTCACGTAGAAAAACTGCAATTTGAGCAAGCCGCACCACCCACTAATAAAGATTCAGAGATAGTAATAAAGTTAAAAAGTGCAATAAAAGAATTGAGAAATTTAGAACCAAAAGTTGGAGGAATAGGTGGAGGAACTTGTGCCGCTATAGTTAGACGTGCAGGCTTCCCCGCGGTTGTCTGGGCCACATTAGATGAAACGGCACACCAACCAAATGAATACGTGGTTATAAATAATTTAATTGAAGATACAAAGGTCTATACTTATTTAATGGCAAATTCTTAA
- a CDS encoding DNA polymerase III subunit delta', with the protein MNIDKVLEEYSGVSIAIVGDNKNYLKSYVENLVYKITNNDMQRYYIIDQENIKIDDIRQIQDFLSFSVESGKKIVVLFDAEKMLPEAENSILKTLEEPPKYALIILVTTSWNSLYPTIRSRLQKFVLNFPKNKIKELKDFIQKKLYLEFPEEFEKIKNKDFVEEKITEQLGVNTYYTFYIKMKEALEDSKALNMLVMELLEVKNFKILKAIAKVALWICEEYNLNYTIAREFSKIASSKVSNYNYELTYYYILLSLKDAIKKNKV; encoded by the coding sequence GTGAACATAGATAAAGTATTGGAGGAATATTCTGGGGTTTCAATTGCTATTGTTGGAGACAATAAAAATTATTTAAAAAGTTATGTAGAGAATTTGGTATACAAAATCACAAATAATGATATGCAAAGATATTATATTATAGATCAGGAAAATATTAAGATAGATGATATAAGGCAAATACAGGATTTTTTATCGTTTTCCGTTGAAAGTGGCAAGAAAATAGTTGTGTTATTTGATGCGGAGAAAATGCTTCCTGAAGCAGAAAATTCTATTTTAAAAACGTTGGAAGAACCGCCAAAATATGCGTTAATAATATTAGTTACTACAAGTTGGAATTCACTTTATCCTACTATTAGAAGTAGGCTTCAAAAATTTGTTTTAAATTTTCCAAAAAATAAAATAAAAGAGCTTAAAGATTTCATACAAAAAAAGTTATACTTAGAATTTCCAGAGGAATTTGAAAAAATAAAAAATAAGGATTTTGTAGAAGAAAAGATTACAGAACAACTGGGTGTTAATACATATTATACATTTTACATTAAGATGAAAGAGGCATTAGAAGATAGCAAAGCTTTAAATATGTTAGTAATGGAATTGTTGGAAGTAAAAAATTTTAAAATTTTAAAGGCTATTGCAAAGGTTGCACTGTGGATTTGCGAAGAATATAATTTGAATTATACGATTGCAAGGGAGTTTTCGAAAATAGCGTCTTCAAAAGTTTCCAATTATAACTATGAATTAACGTATTACTATATATTATTAAGTTTAAAAGATGCTATTAAAAAAAATAAGGTTTAA
- a CDS encoding 4Fe-4S dicluster domain-containing protein translates to MAKKQFKVKINYNWCKSCGICYNTCPTKTIIKGEMNRPKVEDHTTCIGCLMCENLCPDFAIDIVEITEEVGEKNG, encoded by the coding sequence ATGGCGAAGAAACAGTTTAAGGTGAAGATAAATTATAATTGGTGTAAAAGTTGCGGGATATGCTATAACACTTGTCCTACAAAAACTATTATTAAGGGGGAAATGAATAGACCAAAAGTAGAAGATCATACAACGTGTATAGGATGTTTGATGTGTGAAAATTTATGTCCAGATTTTGCCATTGACATAGTTGAGATTACAGAAGAAGTAGGTGAAAAAAATGGGTAA
- the hutU gene encoding urocanate hydratase, whose product MSRIVKAPRGTKLSCKSWQTEAPMRMLMNNLDPEVARDPANLIVYGGTGRAARNWECFDKIVETLQNLEMDETLLIQSGKPVAVFKTSEWAPRVLIANSNLVPKWANWEYFRELEKRGLIMYGQMTAGSWIYIGTQGILQGTYETFYAVAKKYFNGSLKGKWVLTAGLGEMGGAQPLAVTLNDGVVLAVEIDKRMIERRIKTGYLDTWTDNLDEALKLVQDAVKEGKPLSVGLLANAADVHPELVKRGIIPDIVTDQTAAHDPLTGYIPHGMSFDEALKLRKENPQKYLELVYESVVKHIEAILEMQKQGAKVFEYGNNIRRLAYDHGVKNAFNIPGYVPEYIRDLFSEGKGPFRWAALSGNPEDIYKTDKKVLELFSYDNHLKKWIELAQKKIKWQGLPARICWLGQGERAELGLAINKMVQKGEIEAPIVIGRDHHDTGSVASPYRETEAMKDGSDAIADWPILNAMLNVASGATWVSFHHGGGVGIGYSLHAGMVIVADGTDLAHKKLERVLTNDVGLGVVRHADAGYEIAINTAKKHNLKIPMLDQ is encoded by the coding sequence ATGTCAAGAATTGTAAAAGCACCAAGAGGAACAAAACTTTCTTGTAAAAGTTGGCAAACTGAAGCACCTATGAGAATGTTAATGAACAACCTAGATCCAGAAGTTGCAAGAGATCCTGCAAACCTTATAGTATACGGTGGTACAGGAAGAGCCGCAAGGAATTGGGAATGTTTTGACAAAATAGTTGAAACACTGCAAAATCTAGAAATGGATGAAACACTTTTAATTCAAAGTGGAAAACCAGTTGCAGTTTTTAAAACAAGTGAATGGGCACCAAGAGTATTAATCGCAAATTCCAACCTTGTTCCCAAATGGGCAAATTGGGAATATTTTAGAGAATTAGAAAAACGTGGTTTAATTATGTACGGTCAAATGACCGCTGGAAGTTGGATTTACATAGGAACTCAAGGTATACTTCAAGGCACATATGAAACATTTTACGCAGTAGCCAAAAAGTATTTCAATGGATCACTAAAAGGAAAATGGGTATTAACTGCAGGTTTAGGAGAAATGGGAGGAGCACAACCTTTAGCTGTAACTTTAAACGATGGTGTAGTACTTGCCGTTGAAATAGATAAAAGAATGATTGAAAGACGTATTAAAACAGGTTATCTCGATACTTGGACTGACAACTTAGATGAAGCATTAAAATTAGTACAAGACGCCGTAAAAGAAGGAAAACCACTGTCAGTCGGTCTTTTAGCAAATGCTGCAGATGTGCACCCAGAACTTGTAAAACGTGGAATTATTCCAGATATAGTAACTGATCAAACAGCTGCGCATGATCCATTAACAGGTTACATACCACATGGCATGTCATTTGATGAAGCATTAAAATTAAGGAAAGAAAATCCACAAAAGTATCTTGAGTTAGTATACGAAAGCGTTGTAAAACATATAGAAGCAATATTGGAAATGCAAAAGCAAGGCGCAAAAGTATTTGAATATGGAAATAATATAAGAAGACTTGCATACGATCACGGAGTAAAAAATGCATTTAATATTCCAGGATACGTTCCAGAATACATAAGGGACTTATTCTCCGAAGGAAAAGGTCCATTTAGGTGGGCCGCTTTATCCGGTAATCCTGAAGATATTTACAAAACTGATAAAAAAGTATTGGAATTATTCTCTTACGATAATCACTTAAAAAAATGGATAGAACTTGCACAAAAAAAGATTAAATGGCAAGGGTTACCTGCAAGAATATGTTGGTTAGGTCAAGGAGAAAGAGCAGAATTAGGACTTGCCATAAACAAAATGGTACAAAAAGGCGAAATCGAAGCACCTATTGTAATTGGAAGAGATCATCACGATACAGGGTCAGTGGCAAGTCCATATAGGGAAACTGAAGCTATGAAAGATGGCAGTGATGCAATAGCAGATTGGCCAATTCTAAATGCGATGTTAAATGTTGCAAGTGGGGCAACTTGGGTATCTTTCCATCATGGTGGCGGAGTAGGTATTGGTTACTCATTGCACGCAGGAATGGTTATAGTAGCTGACGGTACAGATTTGGCACATAAGAAACTAGAAAGAGTTTTAACAAATGATGTTGGACTTGGTGTAGTAAGACATGCTGATGCAGGCTATGAAATAGCAATAAATACTGCAAAAAAACATAACTTGAAAATACCTATGCTTGATCAATAA